A single genomic interval of Selenobaculum gibii harbors:
- a CDS encoding efflux RND transporter permease subunit — MNITKFSIQRPIGICMVVAFFVVLGLYSYWRIGVELLPEINTPYVSINVKYAGASAESVEQEVIKPLEDALSSVSGVKRMTSTANAEKASILLEMELSTNADYAAIDASKKVNAIRQKLPDDIDEPVVSKWDMNTSPILEIAVLAPTSLGEIYTKTENTFVDRIQQVDGVAGVELNGGRDREIAVEINKDKLAFYRLSLEQVTNLLKSENKLLPAGTIYTDVQQSDVRLLAQYQSKEEITRLKLKNLDGIEIPLTAFATIKEQDARVARYARVNGEDAVTLTIYKNSDANVVATADGVLEKIKDIELDYPQYRFVTVVNSGKYVKESLHNTLGTLFEGLLTTSLVLYFFLRGWRSMVAVMIAIPTSLISTFFMMYIAGFTFNMMSLMGMALCIGILVDDSIVVLENIHRHMMMGKKAEVAAEEGRTEIGMAAVAITLCDIVVFMPIAFMSGFTGRFFCQFGMTIVFATLFSLFVSFTLTPMLSAKFFSKGLKTPKGKIWTKIDAVEKKAAERYEAILTHCLAKPKKILGSMLLLFILTVSFVPLGWIGMEYMPKTDEGSFTVSVQMPVGQTIDQTDAVIRELEEYVKEIPEVSYYLSGVGRHFSNSGSISVTLCDRSERSRDIWEITEAVRKFAKKNILTAQSVRVNETQSSVAGVSGGGGLGMGKKPVKSALELELKGTDNEALVAASYDIQDLLKQVEGVKDISSSYSEGMPEVQLEINRDKLNFYHITVNDITNAFSAAIAGKKAGDFVNNPFNDGQDTSIKVRFAGSDGYKVSDIAKIPITANNRIVFLGDVVNIKEGVGPVTIRRVDRERSINIQANLTDRPLVEAIQEVKALLDKKDLGNQVHYRFTGQADSINEAFIEILQALGLALILVYMILAFLYESLLTPFIRMFSLPLGMIGSLLFLLMMNQTINIYSLIGILVMDGLVAKNGTLLLDYAITLQQNGKNAYEAIIEAGKIRMKPIFMTTLTMVVGMLPTALAMTEGSETRVSMAWVIIGGLLSSTIFTLIVIPIIFVFFDRYPVSAWFNYVRKEFGKAKKC; from the coding sequence ATGAATATCACGAAATTTTCGATTCAACGTCCGATTGGAATTTGTATGGTGGTTGCCTTTTTTGTTGTCTTAGGACTGTATAGTTATTGGCGTATTGGTGTTGAACTTTTACCAGAAATTAACACACCCTATGTATCTATCAATGTAAAATATGCAGGTGCAAGTGCAGAGTCAGTAGAACAAGAAGTAATTAAGCCGTTAGAAGATGCACTTTCATCAGTTTCAGGTGTTAAACGGATGACTTCGACTGCGAATGCGGAAAAAGCGTCGATTTTATTAGAAATGGAGCTATCGACAAATGCAGATTATGCAGCGATTGATGCTTCTAAAAAAGTAAATGCAATTCGGCAAAAGCTGCCGGATGATATTGATGAACCTGTTGTCTCCAAATGGGATATGAATACGTCCCCTATTTTGGAAATTGCCGTATTAGCTCCGACGTCGTTAGGTGAAATTTATACAAAAACGGAGAATACTTTTGTTGATCGAATTCAGCAAGTCGATGGTGTAGCAGGCGTTGAATTAAATGGTGGAAGAGATAGAGAAATTGCTGTAGAAATAAATAAAGATAAATTGGCCTTTTATCGGCTGAGTTTAGAGCAAGTTACAAATTTACTTAAAAGTGAAAATAAATTGTTGCCAGCCGGAACGATTTATACAGATGTGCAGCAGAGTGATGTACGTTTATTGGCACAATATCAATCAAAAGAAGAAATTACTCGCTTGAAACTTAAAAACTTGGATGGCATAGAAATTCCACTTACTGCTTTTGCGACAATAAAAGAGCAGGATGCCAGAGTGGCGCGTTATGCGAGAGTAAATGGCGAAGATGCCGTTACCCTGACTATTTACAAAAATAGTGATGCCAATGTCGTAGCTACGGCAGATGGTGTATTAGAAAAAATAAAAGATATAGAATTGGATTATCCACAATATCGCTTTGTTACAGTTGTAAATTCAGGGAAATATGTAAAGGAATCGTTACATAATACTTTAGGTACATTATTTGAGGGATTACTGACGACGAGTCTGGTTCTTTATTTCTTTTTGCGTGGTTGGCGTTCGATGGTTGCGGTTATGATTGCAATTCCTACGTCGTTAATTTCTACTTTTTTTATGATGTATATTGCAGGCTTTACCTTTAATATGATGTCTTTAATGGGAATGGCATTGTGTATAGGGATCTTAGTCGATGATTCCATTGTCGTTTTGGAAAATATTCATCGCCATATGATGATGGGAAAAAAGGCGGAGGTTGCAGCTGAAGAAGGGCGAACTGAAATTGGTATGGCAGCGGTTGCGATTACGTTATGTGATATTGTTGTTTTTATGCCAATTGCTTTTATGTCGGGATTTACAGGACGTTTCTTTTGTCAATTTGGGATGACGATTGTTTTTGCAACACTTTTTTCACTTTTTGTATCGTTTACGCTGACGCCGATGCTGAGTGCAAAGTTTTTTTCAAAGGGGTTAAAAACGCCCAAGGGAAAAATTTGGACAAAAATTGATGCTGTAGAGAAAAAAGCAGCAGAACGATATGAAGCAATTTTAACGCATTGTTTAGCCAAGCCAAAAAAAATATTGGGATCAATGCTCTTGCTCTTTATTTTGACGGTATCGTTTGTTCCATTAGGTTGGATTGGAATGGAATACATGCCGAAAACCGATGAAGGAAGTTTTACGGTTAGTGTTCAAATGCCGGTAGGTCAAACGATTGATCAAACGGATGCGGTCATCAGAGAGCTAGAGGAGTATGTAAAAGAGATTCCGGAGGTTTCTTACTATTTATCAGGTGTTGGACGCCATTTTAGCAATAGTGGATCCATCTCAGTTACGCTTTGTGACCGAAGCGAACGATCCCGTGATATTTGGGAAATTACTGAAGCTGTTCGTAAGTTTGCAAAGAAAAATATTCTTACCGCGCAATCTGTACGCGTAAATGAAACGCAATCTTCTGTAGCTGGTGTTTCTGGCGGAGGCGGCTTAGGCATGGGGAAAAAACCGGTGAAATCAGCACTGGAATTAGAGTTAAAAGGAACGGACAATGAAGCTTTGGTCGCTGCTTCTTATGATATACAAGATTTACTTAAACAGGTAGAAGGGGTAAAGGATATCAGTTCTTCTTATAGTGAAGGGATGCCGGAAGTGCAGCTTGAAATCAATCGCGATAAATTGAATTTTTATCATATTACGGTTAACGATATAACAAATGCCTTTTCCGCTGCGATTGCCGGTAAAAAAGCTGGCGATTTTGTCAATAATCCTTTCAATGATGGACAGGATACGAGTATCAAAGTTCGTTTTGCAGGCAGTGATGGATATAAAGTATCTGATATAGCAAAAATTCCGATTACAGCAAACAATCGTATCGTTTTTCTCGGTGATGTTGTTAATATAAAAGAAGGCGTTGGACCGGTAACGATACGTAGAGTGGACAGAGAACGGTCAATCAATATCCAAGCTAATTTGACGGATCGTCCATTGGTTGAAGCTATACAGGAAGTAAAGGCGCTATTAGATAAAAAAGATTTGGGAAATCAAGTGCATTATCGTTTCACGGGACAAGCTGACAGTATAAATGAAGCTTTCATTGAAATTTTACAAGCATTAGGTTTGGCACTGATTTTAGTGTATATGATTTTAGCATTTCTTTATGAATCTTTGCTTACACCATTTATTCGCATGTTTTCTTTACCTTTGGGAATGATTGGTTCACTCTTATTTTTGTTGATGATGAATCAAACCATTAATATTTATTCCCTAATCGGTATCTTGGTTATGGATGGGCTTGTTGCAAAAAATGGAACGTTGCTTTTAGATTATGCGATTACGTTGCAACAAAATGGTAAGAATGCTTATGAAGCAATTATCGAAGCTGGGAAAATCAGAATGAAGCCGATTTTTATGACGACGCTTACCATGGTTGTCGGGATGTTGCCTACGGCATTAGCGATGACGGAAGGTTCAGAAACGAGAGTAAGTATGGCTTGGGTAATCATTGGCGGATTATTGTCTTCGACGATTTTCACCTTGATTGTTATCCCGATTATCTTTGTGTTTTTTGATCGATATCCAGTGAGTGCGTGGTTCAATTATGTAAGAAAAGAATTTGGTAAAGCGAAAAAATGTTAA
- a CDS encoding efflux RND transporter periplasmic adaptor subunit, with translation MQQTFLKLKQRPWLVLIIFILLVSSIFIIKNLFMQKKMNREMTKPVVAVETVERRDMSKRISFYGETVANIQVDIAPKYSGRIKAVYVSLGQRVEAGELLILQDNEDVAISIDENKAQIRQAQAELTEEKSFYQASYDRVYADYQRSKIDYERYQTLYETGAISKQNLDEKEQAMVNCKAALATLENQWMDSEVPAVVEAKMASLNKLNQRHKALTKEKEDLYLRAPCSGIIGFRNAEIGAFAQGGQRLLSVINNDKFYVDCELAEGDIAAVRTGMQISMHVDAIQRDYLGTIIYVSPAVDKEKKTYTMRIELDKTDEILKSGMFVSSELEIIQRTNTLFVPKESLVEKNGQQYLYVVNEKDEVRERKVTIGFRNDESVEICSGLQAGESVVVTNLARMKDKIKVQREENGQKRDGE, from the coding sequence ATGCAGCAGACCTTTTTAAAATTAAAGCAACGACCTTGGTTGGTTTTAATCATTTTTATTTTGCTAGTCAGTAGCATTTTTATTATAAAAAATTTATTTATGCAAAAAAAAATGAACCGAGAGATGACGAAGCCTGTGGTAGCTGTAGAAACAGTAGAGCGGCGTGATATGTCAAAACGGATAAGCTTTTATGGCGAGACGGTTGCCAATATTCAGGTGGATATTGCACCTAAATATTCTGGGAGAATCAAAGCTGTTTATGTTTCTTTAGGGCAAAGAGTCGAAGCTGGTGAACTTTTAATTTTACAAGATAATGAAGACGTGGCTATTTCCATTGATGAAAACAAAGCACAGATTCGTCAAGCACAAGCAGAGCTTACTGAAGAGAAATCTTTTTACCAAGCATCCTATGACAGAGTGTATGCGGATTATCAGCGAAGCAAAATTGATTATGAACGCTATCAAACCTTATATGAAACAGGTGCGATCTCCAAGCAAAACTTAGATGAAAAAGAGCAAGCAATGGTAAATTGTAAAGCGGCTTTAGCTACATTAGAAAATCAATGGATGGATAGTGAAGTTCCAGCTGTTGTTGAGGCAAAGATGGCATCATTAAATAAGCTGAACCAAAGACATAAAGCATTAACAAAGGAAAAAGAAGATTTATATTTGCGAGCTCCCTGTAGCGGAATTATTGGATTTCGTAATGCAGAAATAGGTGCATTTGCACAGGGTGGGCAACGATTACTATCCGTAATCAACAATGATAAATTTTATGTGGATTGTGAATTAGCAGAAGGGGATATTGCAGCTGTGCGGACTGGAATGCAGATTAGCATGCATGTAGACGCGATACAGAGGGATTATCTCGGAACGATCATTTATGTTAGTCCGGCAGTTGATAAAGAAAAGAAAACTTATACAATGCGCATTGAGCTAGACAAAACAGATGAGATTTTGAAATCGGGAATGTTTGTAAGTAGTGAGCTTGAAATTATTCAGCGCACAAATACCTTATTTGTTCCGAAAGAAAGTTTAGTTGAAAAAAATGGCCAGCAGTATCTATATGTTGTGAATGAAAAAGATGAAGTTCGGGAACGGAAAGTTACGATTGGTTTTCGTAACGATGAAAGCGTAGAAATTTGTAGCGGTTTACAGGCAGGTGAGAGTGTTGTTGTTACAAATTTAGCAAGAATGAAGGATAAAATTAAAGTCCAAAGAGAAGAAAATGGGCAAAAGCGGGATGGTGAATAA
- a CDS encoding TonB-dependent receptor plug domain-containing protein — MNLLNQKKKNHLKKIIAIGLSTLAVSSLGYASGVEDEYELDTVVVTAQRYEKKDIDVAASTDVYTAEDLHRTGARNVQQALSMATGLVYEAKGPGGVTNSTMTSKIIIRGVEKGTLVLINGTPLNLRGLYNLEDIPLESIERIEVVKGGGSVLYGSEATGGVINIITKKSKQNISRTTISTGFGNYGQENYNLNVQENKVGFSYTYDKWGEVNGVSQTQDTRNRTMETNCNNSEKNNFTLNYSFDDKWDMVYMHDEALNRRSTSFADGWEDLSGTDQIQRRHKFTKDFLQFNYKSDDVTGNVFYNANSLDSTAYTFYTTAGKKNKVPTLSTNTLEKNRTSGFDVQKVWEQENGKILFGTTYQNEVYKPNLRSSADQNRSRNNFSVYGQWETELNDSDTFTLSGRESWTTGADEDKNFNNFSAQGQFLHKINEDESIYASIGQSFVMPTFGQMYSKEGSIVIGNADLRPQTGMHYELGWKKNHEDHKWRVALFNYTIKDNISSSAQKVGSETWYYYMNEDLRNTGIELSAEVKENNGWSYNYGVVYNNPESKFSTDKPGAKTYWDRNYGRWQLNGGVTYQKEQWTASLMMNYLADRVITPSSEHSYKVKPYLLANLNVDYQIDDESTLSLSVENLFNRKDIISHASETFATPANYMLKYKRTF; from the coding sequence ATGAATTTATTAAATCAAAAGAAAAAGAATCATTTAAAGAAAATTATAGCGATAGGATTATCTACGTTAGCTGTATCTTCACTGGGATATGCGAGTGGAGTTGAAGATGAGTATGAACTTGATACTGTCGTTGTTACTGCACAAAGATATGAAAAGAAAGATATTGATGTTGCAGCGTCAACTGATGTATATACGGCAGAGGACTTACATCGCACAGGGGCACGTAATGTGCAGCAGGCATTATCTATGGCGACAGGATTGGTTTATGAAGCAAAAGGGCCAGGTGGAGTTACCAATAGTACGATGACAAGTAAAATTATTATTCGTGGGGTAGAAAAAGGGACGCTGGTATTGATTAATGGAACACCACTTAATTTACGCGGTTTATATAATTTGGAAGATATTCCACTTGAAAGTATTGAGAGAATTGAAGTAGTAAAAGGCGGTGGATCTGTTTTATATGGTAGTGAAGCTACTGGCGGAGTTATTAATATTATTACAAAGAAATCTAAGCAAAATATAAGTAGAACTACTATTTCTACAGGATTTGGGAATTATGGACAAGAGAATTACAACTTAAATGTGCAAGAAAATAAAGTTGGCTTTAGTTATACTTATGATAAGTGGGGCGAAGTAAATGGTGTAAGTCAAACGCAAGATACAAGAAATAGAACAATGGAAACAAATTGTAATAATTCTGAAAAGAATAATTTTACGTTAAATTATTCTTTTGATGATAAATGGGACATGGTATACATGCATGATGAAGCTTTAAATCGTCGTTCTACCTCCTTTGCTGATGGATGGGAGGATTTAAGTGGAACGGATCAAATTCAAAGACGTCATAAATTCACGAAAGATTTTTTGCAATTTAATTATAAATCTGATGACGTAACGGGGAATGTTTTCTATAATGCAAATTCACTTGATAGTACGGCATACACCTTTTATACGACGGCAGGAAAGAAAAATAAAGTGCCAACACTTTCTACAAATACTTTAGAAAAAAATCGAACATCTGGCTTTGATGTTCAAAAAGTATGGGAACAAGAAAATGGAAAAATTCTTTTTGGGACAACATATCAAAATGAGGTATATAAACCAAATTTGCGTAGTTCTGCAGATCAGAATCGGTCACGAAATAATTTTTCTGTCTATGGACAATGGGAAACGGAATTAAATGACAGTGATACTTTTACGTTGAGTGGTAGGGAAAGCTGGACGACCGGTGCTGATGAAGATAAAAATTTTAATAACTTTAGCGCACAGGGACAATTTTTACATAAGATAAATGAAGATGAAAGCATTTATGCAAGCATTGGACAATCCTTTGTTATGCCTACATTTGGTCAGATGTATTCTAAAGAGGGTAGTATTGTTATTGGTAATGCGGATTTAAGACCACAAACAGGTATGCATTATGAACTTGGCTGGAAGAAAAATCACGAAGATCATAAATGGCGAGTTGCACTTTTTAATTATACAATCAAAGATAATATCAGCTCTAGCGCACAAAAAGTTGGTAGTGAAACCTGGTATTATTATATGAATGAAGATTTAAGAAATACAGGGATTGAATTAAGTGCAGAAGTCAAAGAAAATAATGGTTGGTCTTATAATTATGGCGTAGTATATAACAATCCAGAGTCAAAATTTTCTACAGATAAACCGGGGGCGAAAACTTATTGGGATAGAAACTATGGCAGATGGCAATTAAATGGTGGTGTTACGTATCAAAAAGAGCAATGGACAGCGAGCTTAATGATGAATTATCTTGCCGATCGTGTGATTACACCAAGCAGTGAACATTCTTATAAAGTAAAACCATATTTATTGGCAAATCTTAATGTGGATTATCAAATAGATGATGAAAGTACTCTTTCTTTAAGTGTTGAAAACTTGTTTAATCGTAAAGATATTATCAGCCATGCAAGTGAAACGTTTGCAACGCCTGCAAATTATATGCTTAAGTATAAACGGACTTTTTAA
- a CDS encoding PQQ-binding-like beta-propeller repeat protein — protein MNNLKKWRNVFIIGLFVFTFIMIGMHLYFENLHKIFSSDEKTLSMQDRWEHKCESVVDIDLGEVEIRGFNHMGSIKAHMEFSTDEKRLAIGTDSGEILLLQTEDGKILWRKQVGIGKITALTFSPDGKYVYVGETSPEGRIVCLDSKSGQAIWDYKTVEDIGVDLKHSSLPGTVKIICDQEKNVYFLSKRYENDKKGKIVYRAKIFCFGEQGDKKWAMPNASTLDAWVDWISVDEKMNTLVFGTANVSGIQYEFADSLYYVNAKTGEIKNSVQIAGIIPYEKTAMRGSPNISADGNFVSAMASDGRAFLYDEKGNLLWERALSEPKKFGAVYLNAVGRDAFVIKDYVVFSTLNTYNSANWQLPTPVEHPGSNSVYVFNKTGEFLYRWQAGGAVEDLAFAYPYAAIAVGKNTKTKNVEVHGLRILNLETGEVEAQIPTKGPNIAAAISKNGTYVAAVEVPLKKNDGTIVGTYTLHLLRNKN, from the coding sequence ATGAATAATTTAAAAAAATGGCGTAATGTGTTTATTATCGGACTTTTTGTTTTTACTTTCATTATGATTGGAATGCATCTTTATTTTGAAAATCTACATAAAATCTTTTCTTCTGATGAAAAAACATTATCCATGCAAGATCGTTGGGAACATAAATGTGAGTCGGTTGTAGATATAGATTTAGGTGAAGTTGAAATTAGGGGCTTTAATCATATGGGAAGTATTAAGGCCCATATGGAGTTTTCAACGGATGAAAAAAGATTGGCGATTGGGACGGATAGTGGAGAAATTCTTCTTTTACAAACGGAGGATGGGAAAATTCTTTGGCGCAAGCAAGTGGGTATTGGGAAAATTACAGCATTGACTTTTTCGCCTGACGGGAAATATGTTTATGTCGGAGAAACGAGTCCGGAGGGGCGGATAGTTTGTTTAGACAGTAAGTCTGGCCAGGCGATTTGGGATTATAAAACAGTCGAAGATATTGGCGTAGATTTAAAACATAGTAGTTTGCCGGGAACGGTAAAAATCATTTGTGATCAAGAAAAAAATGTGTATTTCTTGAGTAAACGCTATGAAAATGACAAAAAGGGAAAAATCGTTTATCGGGCAAAGATTTTTTGCTTTGGTGAGCAGGGCGATAAAAAATGGGCAATGCCAAATGCAAGTACCCTAGATGCATGGGTAGATTGGATTAGCGTGGATGAAAAAATGAATACCTTAGTATTTGGTACGGCAAATGTTTCAGGAATTCAGTATGAATTTGCTGATTCGCTATATTATGTAAATGCTAAGACAGGAGAAATAAAAAATAGCGTGCAGATTGCAGGAATCATTCCTTATGAAAAAACTGCAATGCGTGGCAGTCCGAATATTAGTGCAGATGGAAATTTTGTGTCGGCAATGGCGAGCGATGGAAGAGCTTTTCTCTACGATGAAAAGGGTAATTTGCTATGGGAACGCGCTTTGAGTGAACCGAAAAAGTTTGGTGCTGTTTATTTAAACGCAGTAGGAAGAGATGCTTTTGTCATTAAGGATTATGTAGTTTTCTCTACACTTAATACCTATAACAGTGCAAACTGGCAATTACCAACTCCGGTAGAACATCCGGGTAGTAATAGTGTTTATGTGTTTAATAAAACCGGTGAGTTCCTTTATCGCTGGCAAGCTGGCGGTGCAGTAGAAGACTTAGCTTTTGCTTATCCCTATGCTGCAATTGCAGTAGGAAAAAATACAAAAACAAAAAATGTAGAAGTTCATGGATTAAGAATATTAAATTTAGAAACTGGTGAAGTTGAAGCACAAATTCCAACTAAAGGACCAAATATTGCAGCGGCTATTAGTAAAAATGGCACATATGTTGCAGCTGTTGAAGTGCCGCTAAAAAAGAATGATGGTACGATTGTTGGAACCTACACTTTGCATTTATTACGAAATAAAAATTAA
- a CDS encoding energy-coupling factor transporter transmembrane component T family protein, which translates to MFNKQVLEVTAKNTPFHRLDARTKLLFAAAVSMGVLLIDSPLTLYFIFLFVLFMHFIAKSSFSKWLVLMLIILIGVWGSVVSQAMFYNQLPRTPILCLLAMDESRLMMSDGVYLYREGIQYGALQALRAATMVSAGMLLCWTTDQRDLLKGFIYWKMPYELAFMSITSLRFLPDIVTETMTVMTAQKLRGAKPFRSLKINRLIHTLYQILYPILARTIKRAGTLALSVESRGFGRSLRVQTLKLWAGKEKICAAGIGILICILFGVKLIYWLQFNGVLYLSSFRPVYDLVKIWL; encoded by the coding sequence ATGTTCAACAAACAAGTCTTAGAAGTTACAGCAAAAAACACGCCGTTTCATAGACTGGATGCACGCACAAAATTGTTATTTGCAGCAGCCGTTAGTATGGGTGTTTTACTTATTGACAGTCCGCTGACTTTGTATTTTATCTTTCTCTTTGTATTATTCATGCACTTTATCGCAAAATCATCATTTTCAAAATGGCTGGTATTAATGCTGATTATTTTGATTGGTGTATGGGGCTCTGTTGTAAGTCAGGCAATGTTTTATAATCAATTGCCGCGCACACCGATTCTTTGCTTATTAGCAATGGATGAAAGCCGTTTGATGATGAGTGATGGAGTCTATTTATATCGAGAGGGAATTCAATATGGAGCGTTGCAAGCCTTGCGGGCGGCGACAATGGTAAGTGCAGGGATGTTACTTTGTTGGACAACAGATCAAAGGGATTTATTAAAAGGCTTTATCTACTGGAAAATGCCTTATGAATTAGCGTTTATGAGCATTACAAGCTTAAGATTTTTGCCAGATATCGTAACGGAAACAATGACTGTCATGACAGCACAGAAATTAAGAGGGGCGAAACCATTTCGGTCTTTAAAAATCAATCGTTTAATTCATACGTTATATCAGATTTTATATCCGATTTTAGCGCGAACGATTAAACGGGCGGGAACGTTAGCTCTTTCCGTAGAGTCAAGAGGTTTTGGCAGAAGCTTGCGTGTACAAACATTAAAACTTTGGGCTGGTAAAGAAAAAATTTGTGCAGCAGGAATTGGAATATTGATTTGCATTCTTTTCGGTGTCAAGCTTATCTATTGGCTGCAATTTAATGGGGTTTTGTATTTATCTTCATTTCGTCCAGTTTATGATTTAGTGAAAATATGGTTATGA
- a CDS encoding ABC transporter ATP-binding protein — MQGIVEVKNVSFTYGNKIVPTVCKLNFSIHKGDFILITGQSGCGKSTILKMLNGLIPHESGGSFSGDIYIDGKNTRDFSIADLSSMIGLVFQSPEDQIFSATIFDEVAFVLENMGLETEQIKLRVQEVLREVGLSGKEKDSIHALSGGQKQRLAVASVLAAKPRVLALDEPISQLDPVNAENLLQVLTKLNKEHGITIILIEHRLHEVIRVCNRMLIMETGKIVWDGSMKEALENPQIFSGHGLRLPQTIDLCSQLGIAIHKDYIADAVKGILKKYPEINTRKKEMNITDSLKKKVLITVENLGFGYENQPKTILNDFNLTVYRGEIIALMGTNGAGKSTLLQLIAGIFTPQAGRISIDEVKGSPIGTVGMVMQNPDLMLFNPTVKQEIFYAAEQFGKNDEVNQNYCESLCSALALNEVVEEFPLALSRGQRLRVAIASILGFKPAIVLLDEPTTGQDISRIEDILESIHHYANEGGTVIFCTHDTEIAARFAERIVVMTEGKIVADGKPEDVFSNADILAASGLKQPPIIAMSQQLGIGKITSVEEVVLHVQQTSLRSYSKKHAVS; from the coding sequence ATGCAAGGAATTGTTGAGGTAAAAAATGTTTCCTTTACCTATGGAAATAAAATAGTGCCTACAGTATGCAAGCTTAATTTTTCAATTCATAAGGGCGACTTTATCTTAATTACAGGGCAATCAGGTTGTGGGAAAAGTACAATTTTAAAAATGCTCAATGGTCTAATTCCCCATGAAAGTGGTGGTAGCTTTAGCGGTGATATCTATATTGATGGGAAAAATACCCGTGATTTTTCTATTGCCGATTTGAGCTCGATGATTGGGTTAGTTTTTCAGAGTCCAGAGGATCAAATTTTCTCGGCGACGATTTTTGATGAAGTTGCATTTGTTTTAGAAAATATGGGGTTAGAAACGGAGCAAATTAAGCTGCGTGTGCAAGAGGTATTGCGGGAGGTTGGTCTATCAGGCAAGGAAAAGGATAGCATTCATGCATTATCTGGCGGACAGAAACAACGTCTGGCTGTGGCATCAGTTTTAGCGGCAAAACCAAGAGTTTTAGCACTAGATGAACCGATTAGTCAGCTTGATCCGGTGAATGCAGAAAACTTATTACAGGTACTTACAAAATTAAATAAAGAACATGGAATCACGATTATCTTAATTGAACATAGGCTGCATGAAGTGATTCGAGTTTGCAATCGCATGTTGATTATGGAAACTGGGAAAATTGTTTGGGATGGTTCGATGAAGGAAGCACTAGAAAATCCGCAAATATTTAGCGGACACGGGCTAAGATTACCACAAACAATAGATCTGTGTTCTCAGTTAGGAATTGCAATACATAAAGATTATATTGCAGATGCAGTAAAGGGAATTTTGAAAAAATATCCTGAAATAAATACGCGTAAAAAAGAAATGAACATAACGGATTCTTTAAAGAAAAAAGTATTAATCACAGTAGAAAATCTTGGATTTGGCTATGAAAATCAGCCGAAGACAATTTTGAATGATTTTAATTTAACGGTATATCGCGGTGAGATTATTGCACTGATGGGAACCAATGGGGCGGGGAAATCTACTTTGCTTCAGTTGATTGCGGGAATTTTTACACCGCAAGCAGGTAGAATTTCCATTGATGAAGTAAAAGGCTCGCCGATTGGCACAGTGGGAATGGTTATGCAAAATCCAGATTTAATGTTATTTAATCCAACGGTTAAGCAGGAAATTTTTTATGCAGCAGAGCAGTTTGGTAAAAATGATGAAGTAAATCAAAACTATTGTGAAAGTTTGTGCAGTGCCTTGGCTTTAAATGAAGTTGTGGAAGAATTCCCCTTAGCACTTAGTCGTGGACAAAGACTTAGAGTAGCGATTGCCAGTATCCTAGGATTTAAGCCTGCAATTGTTCTCCTTGATGAGCCAACAACTGGGCAGGACATTTCTCGGATTGAAGATATTTTAGAATCAATTCATCATTATGCGAATGAAGGGGGAACTGTAATTTTTTGCACGCATGATACAGAAATTGCCGCGCGTTTTGCCGAAAGAATTGTTGTAATGACAGAAGGAAAGATTGTTGCGGATGGAAAACCGGAAGATGTTTTTAGCAATGCAGATATTTTGGCTGCAAGTGGGCTGAAACAGCCGCCAATTATTGCAATGAGCCAGCAGCTTGGAATTGGGAAGATAACCTCTGTAGAGGAGGTGGTTTTACATGTTCAACAAACAAGTCTTAGAAGTTACAGCAAAAAACACGCCGTTTCATAG